A genomic region of Halichondria panicea chromosome 5, odHalPani1.1, whole genome shotgun sequence contains the following coding sequences:
- the LOC135336593 gene encoding neurotrypsin-like, translating to MAGSTSYFFLIILGSCLSDTQGFTNGNLRLVGNSGRTGGSSGRLEFYYNGTWGTVCDDRFSINDARVACRQLGFSTYTQYGTVGRLGFSQASSSTRTWLDNLRCSGTESRLINCPANTIGDENCNHSQDIALICTANGSLRLVGSFHRTGGPSGRLEVYFGRAYAWGTVCDDSFGSSDAMVACRQLGYTGYTRYGRVGTLGFYQASSFTRTWLDELRCSGTESRLINCPANPIGVEDCTHTHKMWP from the exons ATGGCAGGCTCTACAAGTTATTTCTTTTTGATTATCTTGGGCTCCTGTCTTTCTGACACCCAAG GTTTTACTAATGGAAACTTGAGGCTGGTAGGAAACTCAGGCCGAACAGGAGgttcctctggcagactggagttCTACTACAATGGAacatgggggacagtgtgtgacgaCAGATTCAGTATAAatgatgcaagagtggcttgtcgtcaactagggttctcaacctacactcaatacggaacagttggaaGGCTAGG TTTCTCTCAAGCATCATCAAGCACTCGGACATGGCTAGACAATCTTCGTTGCTcaggaactgagagcagactcattaattgtcctgctaacactatcggagATGAAAATTGCAATCATTCACAAGATATTGCCTTGATCTGCACTGCAA ATGGAAGcctgaggctggtaggcaGCTTTCATCGAACAGGAGGcccctctggcagactggaggtctatttCGGTAGAGCATATgcatgggggacagtgtgtgacgaCAGCTTCGGCTCAAGTGATGCAatggtggcttgtcgtcagctGGGGTACACAGGCTACACTCGGTATGGGCGAGTAGGAACATTAGG TTTTTACCAAGCATCATCATTCACTCGGACATGGCTGGACGAGCTTCGTTGCTcaggaactgagagcagactcattaattgtcctgctaaccctatcggagttgaagattgcacccacacacacaagatgtggccttga